The DNA window TGTTGGGCGGGGCTCCTATTGTTATAATCCCGAGAGATATGCCGATAAGTAGTTCAAAAATCAGACAATATGTAACATATTAATAATTTGAGAAGTTTAAAATGAAAGAATGGTCGAAAAATTTTAATATTTCCTTGCCGGAATGCAATCAATGCGGAGCTTGTTGTAATAGTGCTTCTCCTTCAGCTTCGTACATTAAACTTCTTGAAAAAGCAGCTTCCGGAGAAGATTTTGCAAAGGATTTTTTTTCAATATTTATTCCATACCAAAACATTGAAGAAGTCGAAATTCTTTATCCTGATTTAGTAGAAAGAAGTTTAAAGTCATCGCCTGAAAATTTAGTTTTTTATAAATGCCGGTATAATTCTGAAGAAAAACAATGCTTTATATATGAAGACAGACCTGCATTATGCAGGGATTTTCCTGGTTCTCCCTACGCTATTCTTGGAAAGCAGTGCGCTTATTACAACTGGGCTCAAGAATGCAAGCAAAAACATAAAGATTTAATGAAAGAGTTAGAAAATTTAAAAAAATACAAGAAAGAGTTGGATAATTTGAAATATCAGCAGAAATTAATAAGATTAAATAGTCAATTAAAACAAATTCCTCAGGAATACAAATTTATGTGGCTGTTTCCTTCAATGAGCCTTGTTTCTCCGGGAAAATCATGGATAAAGATTTATT is part of the bacterium genome and encodes:
- a CDS encoding YkgJ family cysteine cluster protein, giving the protein MKEWSKNFNISLPECNQCGACCNSASPSASYIKLLEKAASGEDFAKDFFSIFIPYQNIEEVEILYPDLVERSLKSSPENLVFYKCRYNSEEKQCFIYEDRPALCRDFPGSPYAILGKQCAYYNWAQECKQKHKDLMKELENLKKYKKELDNLKYQQKLIRLNSQLKQIPQEYKFMWLFPSMSLVSPGKSWIKIY